In Debaryomyces hansenii CBS767 chromosome A complete sequence, a genomic segment contains:
- a CDS encoding DEHA2D10956p (no similarity) — translation MKLIIDLEANMRQFIWPRVGKYLEKFQALQPKKSLSNIPYETLEYRSISSSESLFTCSESFRYTMDNEIIRNGNNLHSEFRNRSPNEIVIVSDELVSIISTTNDTNSYRDIDFSCISSLEFPSSEIRPSRHISKEGSECSAPLFNDELAGLIEDMISVLEDPYRSVENLPDIKELEVNSDYQEVTRALSII, via the coding sequence ATGAAACtcattattgatttagagGCGAATATGAGGCAATTTATTTGGCCAAGAGTAGGTAAATATTTAGAGAAATTTCAGGCTTTACAGCCAAAGAAATCACTCTCAAATATCCCATATGAGACACTTGAATACAGAAGCATTTCTTCGAGCGAAAGCTTATTCACATGTTCAGAAAGCTTCAGATATACAAtggataatgaaattattcgaaATGGAAATAATCTTCATTCAGAATTTCGAAACCGTTCGCCGAATGAAATAGTCATAGTAAGTGATGAACTTGTGAGTATCATCAGCACCACAAACGACACAAATAGTTATAGGGACATTGATTTTTCTTGCATTTCTAGCCTTGAATTCCCATCATCCGAAATTAGACCTTCCAGACATATTTCTAAAGAAGGGTCTGAATGTTCTGCtccattattcaatgatgaACTCGCAGGATTGATTGAGGATATGATACTGGTTCTTGAAGACCCTTACAGATCAGTAGAAAATCTTCCAGATATCAAAGAGTTAGAGGTAAATCTGGACTATCAAGAAGTGACAAGGGCCCTCAGTATAATCTAG
- a CDS encoding DEHA2D10934p (similar to uniprot|P36047 Saccharomyces cerevisiae YKL193C SDS22 regulatory subunit for the mitotic function of type I protein phosphatase), which produces MSSNMKESDPNIVDDNAVADSESVVEEENILSHTEDEGDEDEENDKNEPLPVEYPGTVLPDDHPQHIDADADLTKGYDSDTDYLDLIHMKIGSMEDLNLSRFNKLESLCLRQNLITSMVEVKVLPGETLQELDFYDNRINHISSQISKLTNLTNLDLSFNKIKNIKNLESLTKLEHLYFVQNKIKDIKNLETLQNLKNLELGGNKIEVISETLDKLVNLQQLWLGKNKIEKLENMSNLTNLRVLSIQSNRITKIEGLENLVNLEELYLSHNGITKIENLDKNANLQVLDVTSNRLTTLDNLNHLTKLTDFWCSYNKISSFEEIGKELGKLPELDTVYFEGNLVQTQNPTAYRRKIKLYLGPSLAKIDATYIRG; this is translated from the coding sequence atgtCAAGTAACATGAAGGAGAGTGATCCAAACATTGTGGATGATAATGCAGTAGCAGATTCTGAATCTGTCgtcgaagaagaaaatatactaTCTCATACCGAAGATGAGGgagatgaagacgaagagaATGACAAGAACGAGCCTTTGCCTGTGGAATACCCTGGTACTGTATTACCAGATGATCATCCGCAACACATTGATGCGGATGCAGACTTGACCAAAGGTTATGATTCAGATACtgattatttggatttaatTCATATGAAAATTGGGTCGATGGAGGACCTAAATTTGTCGAGATTCAATAAGTTAGAGTCTTTATGCTTGAGACAAAACTTAATTACTTCAATGGTCGAAGTGAAAGTCTTACCGGGGGAAACATTGCAAGAATTGGATTTTTATGACAATAGAATCAATCACATATCAAGTCAAATTAGCAAGCTTACAAACTTGACTAATCTTGATCTttcattcaacaaaattaaGAACATTAAGAATTTAGAATCATTGACAAAACTTGAGCATTTGTATTTTGTACAGAATAAGATCAAAgatatcaagaatttggaaactcttcaaaatttgaagaatttggaattgggTGGAAATAAAATCGAAGTAATAAGTGAAACCCTTGATAAACTAGTTAATCTACAACAATTATGGCTTGGTAAAAATAAGAtcgaaaaattagaaaacaTGAGCAATTTGACAAATTTAAGAGTTCTTTCAATACAGTCCAATAGAATTACTAAAATCGAAGGTCTAGAGAACTTGGTTAATTTGGAAGAACTATACTTGTCTCACAATGGGATCAcgaaaattgaaaatttggatAAAAATGCCAACTTGCAAGTATTGGATGTAACCTCCAACAGACTTACGACTCTTGATAACTTAAATCATTTAACCAAGTTGACTGATTTTTGGTGTTCGTATAACAAAATATCAAGCTTTGAAGAGATTGGTAAAGAATTAGGCAAGTTACCGGAATTGGATACTGTTTATTTCGAAGGTAATCTAGTTCAAACCCAAAACCCCACGGCttatagaagaaaaataaagTTATATTTGGGCCCTAGCTTAGCTAAAATCGATGCAACCTATATCCGTGGTTAG
- a CDS encoding DEHA2D10890p (similar to uniprot|Q06409 Saccharomyces cerevisiae YLR422W) has product MNWEPTKAFLRGKVVKPFLPFEKHPDLINDNLKNLYPGDEVYIFETTHNSRWARGHTISKPFPSDFTITSVNLDEIPRQNIDIVVFPLKYIQIVEEVALSSTVDNELKDYENGTTIPSIQDFEMAHRQALEGASDDKGNSFRARIPSLPITTFDENNDLIAEMKYALELLTSHIFALYSIGEFRLFHKLCQIYYSLDETRLKLLANALCSSESQVAKATAILLLNKIPKMLASHSERFGVQLFDSSNEKADSSGYKAILARDALTGNLLSNSNAIPPRIALNQVLCSLSPEFPINAHVDKLSYSLTPQPNQRLVPKPVSHLLIDFKSLQGSSTYQPTGSSGMVVYFYIRYDRVRLTETFAVKVNAADSFIDSEEMQAALFKNIPSNEITSGNVYLVAVVTEEIELNTKDRSKKAQEKSIKKGVAAGVADISKLFTKEYASKASDEQLFKIRLFGSYMDQNKDSKNYRFDSIVNNGFGEVVDRIIEGSKTGIAINPRAETLTVSIKDFKHQIKTVLDADDNTPKSIPRISAIYFDPLTEKYERLYLRMGKVTLLDGGASEDLLTIEASSPDNSLISFSKASNQSFQKKWQFLTVCPNESIGEIIKVHGVELKNDDTTGDEFILFSLYSNGSLIAQGKLIYKSKDQLVRIDSKNHIIELKSVFQGSAIASVKISTDYVGKTFNYDLAIDNVFQYEKFFQNGDEGISQLNSSLVAFKELKLHQLVKYFKELLKDLFSIVEISTKQEPSPSIDELKWSTFIAIVHLLDVIFGKQSRYLYLLDTFMEKQIRLPPVGAYVLECISIVLSQAEKKWDSSSRALCRVSPILMKFAVLSMDGVTDLGQYFKSLIRMSMSGSYFLSIDSEVFVTSQVIILEILDDVLSRNLHIGGVETLKFFVNYLDSVGIRGLGIDKDIYSTNRTVSTEKDHRIILSKLLLIYRLFNTFVINDAPSRKLLISKAVEWAMQILQGPIDVEASRLACGILNAVCSLIWKTVFVEGHLDEMPLCYSLSKFLPAISRAFVRYNKFTRGNESFKPKRTFSPLFPTEYPFKEISVDPVVGEEVLVEVLVEMAVVFCFIAKIGKESAGEAGFKKVLDTEVEGDFFDSSKYLLNEFESKDLISLISGVNIIRQGKFIPEDKWLSLNSLFVEGCLVSLELIKPLLYSYYIPGAENPENFEKVLWGNYLRCLLRLAVVTPVSIEYLSDGPKKACYQITGNIRDRIARILNESWDNLAWDSNQDDYVRFNVKRFGGYQLKFINTEYDILRDLMLFALQKDSECQAVAVKILWSIMVSEFIAKDSIVDVEKACLLGLKEIYYRNGYKPSSIEQQKFIDGLRSTIRLDGEDEAFKVVYKFVETLEGFLNALNEYNTVPVGSEFNDDRSFHLLNIKAYLKNANKPELFDSFINTMYEENIKKQDYIQAALSLELLASTCTWDHQVVLPASLKPKFPQQSSFERKETLFNMIAKNYIRGNSLERATDTYNELLDSYNLYTYDLKSFANVHGKLAKLYLDLETSDKLSPSFFKVAFIGAGFPKNIRGKMQIYEGLPFEHITSIHERLLKLYPGVRIITDDAEAQKLMERVQTGRYLYVCSVEPVNEISDKLLNASVGARQYARNKNLRFFTSMRRLPGATSVYDLWTEETTYETFLSFPTLMNRSDIKSNVVVKLSPLDNAIRTVVRKNNDLLQSESMLTNTFKENSEYSGFLGDLSRLLAGTVDSPVNGGVGQYRNFIYDNEYRGDKHLASRKLLSDAFNELSTILNRCLHLHAKLVTPDMRASQEALVDLYKKNFAEEIESLNISTDYSTAYNNGIQYTSPVASQNTGDKPSISTGSGLSGKFAAPPKQASSNNGSSSSISSRSNVSGNGSVANGSSISVASQSSKRTALNWRNIVRRN; this is encoded by the coding sequence ATGAATTGGGAACCCACGAAAGCATTCTTACGAGGAAAAGTTGTTAAACCCTTCTTACCATTCGAAAAGCATCCCGATttaatcaatgataatttgaaaaatttatatccCGGTGACGAAGTTTACATTTTTGAGACAACACACAACAGTAGATGGGCAAGAGGACATACAATCAGCAAACCGTTTCCAAGTGATTTCACTATCACTTCTGTTAATCTTGATGAAATACCAAGACAAAACATTGATATTGTAGTATTTccattgaaatatatcCAAATCGTTGAGGAAGTAGCATTATCGTCCACAGTTGACAATGAGCTCAAAGACTATGAAAATGGAACTACAATTCCTTCTATccaagattttgaaatggCACATAGGCAAGCGTTAGAAGGTGCCTCCGATGATAAGGGGAATTCATTCAGAGCGCGTATTCCACTGCTTCCCATTACAACTTTTGATGAGAATAATGATCTAATTGCAGAAATGAAATACGCCCTTGAGTTATTAACATCGCATATATTTGctttatattcaattggaGAATTTAGGTTATTCCATAAATTATGCCAGATTTATTACAGTTTGGATGAGACTAGACTTAAATTGTTAGCGAACGCTCTATGCTCAAGCGAATCACAAGTAGCTAAAGCGACTGCTATCCTATTGTTAAATAAGATTCCAAAGATGCTTGCGTCGCATAGTGAAAGATTTGGCGTCCAATTATTCGACCTGAGTAACGAAAAAGCAGATTCATCAGGCTATAAGGCAATCTTAGCAAGAGATGCATTAACAGGTAATTTATTGTCGAATTCCAATGCAATACCCCCTAGAATTGCATTAAACCAAGTTTTATGTTCCTTGTCTCCTGAATTCCCTATCAATGCACACGTCGATAAACTTAGTTATTCCCTTACTCCTCAACCCAACCAGAGACTCGTTCCCAAACCAGTATCACACCTTCTAATTGACTTTAAGTCTCTCCAAGGGTCATCTACTTATCAACCAACTGGATCCTCAGGCATGGTTGTATATTTTTACATTCGTTATGATCGTGTAAGGTTAACTGAAACTTTTGCAGTCAAAGTTAATGCTGCGGACTCGTTTATCGATTCTGAAGAAATGCAAGCTGcgttattcaagaatataCCATCAAACGAAATTACTTCCGGTAATGTCTATTTAGTAGCAGTGGTtacagaagaaattgaattaaatacaaAAGATAGATCAAAAAAAGCCCAAGAGAAAAGTATCAAGAAGGGAGTTGCTGCAGGCGTTGCAGACATCAGCAAGCTTTTCACTAAAGAATATGCTTCTAAAGCTTCAGATGAgcaattatttaaaatcaGACTCTTTGGATCTTACATGGACCAGAATAAAGACTCCAAAAACTATCGTTTCGATAGTATTGTAAATAATGGGTTCGGTGAAGTTGTTGATAGAATAATTGAGGGATCAAAGACTGGTATTGCCATTAATCCAAGAGCTGAAACATTAACTGTTTCAATAAAAGATTTTAAGCATCAAATTAAGACAGTTCTCGATGCTGATGATAATActccaaaatcaattccTAGGATAAGCGCGATTTATTTCGATCCATTAACAGAGAAATATGAACGTCTTTATTTGAGGATGGGGAAGGTTACTTTGTTGGATGGAGGTGCCTCGGAAGATTTATTAACAATTGAAGCTAGTTCTCCAGATAATagtttgatttcattttcaaaagcATCTAACCAAAGCTTCCAGAAAAAATGGCAATTCTTAACTGTTTGTCCAAATGAATCAATAGGGGAAATAATAAAAGTCCATGGTGTTGAGTTAAAAAATGACGACACAACAGGGGATGAATTCATtctcttttctttataCTCTAACGGGAGCTTGATAGCTCAAGGAAAACTTATTTATAAGTCAAAAGATCAGCTAGTTAGAATTGATAGTAAGAACCACATTATTGAACTTAAATCCGTTTTTCAAGGGTCAGCTATAGCAAGTGTAAAAATATCTACGGATTATGTTGGTAAAACTTTCAACTACGATTTAGCCATTGATAACGTATTTCAGTATGAAAAGTTTTTTCAAAACGGGGACGAAGGTATTCTGcaattaaattcttcattggTTGcttttaaagaattaaaattacaTCAATTGGTGAAGTATTTTaaggaattattgaagGACTTGTTTTctattgttgaaatatcaacaaAGCAAGAACCGTCTCCCTCTATTGACGAGTTGAAGTGGTCAACTTTCATTGCAATTGTGCATTTATTAGATGTTATTTTTGGCAAACAAAGTCgctatttatatttacttGATACTTTCATGGAAAAGCAAATTCGTTTACCACCAGTGGGAGCCTATGTTTTAGAATGTATATCTATTGTTTTATCTCAGGCAGAAAAAAAATGGGATTCAAGCTCGAGAGCATTGTGCAGAGTCTCTCCCATTCTTATGAAATTTGCAGTTCTTTCAATGGATGGTGTTACAGACCTAGGacaatatttcaaatctttGATTCGCATGTCCATGTCAGGttcatattttctttctatTGACTCGGAAGTCTTTGTCACCAGTCAGGTCataattttggaaattcTCGATGATGTACTTTCCCGTAATCTTCATATTGGTGGGGTtgaaactttgaaattctttGTGAACTATCTTGATTCGGTTGGAATTAGAGGGCTAGGAATTGATAAGGATATATATTCCACCAATCGAACGGTTAGTACCGAGAAAGATCATAGAATTATTCTTagtaaattattattaatttaccGTCTCTTCAATACATTTGTGATCAATGATGCTCCTTCACGTAAGCTTTTGATCTCCAAGGCGGTTGAATGGGCGATGCAAATTTTGCAAGGTCCAATAGACGTTGAAGCTTCAAGGCTCGCATGTGGTATATTGAACGCTGTTTGTTCTCTAATATGGAAGACTGTTTTTGTGGAGGGCCATTTGGATGAAATGCCATTATGTTATTCTTTGAGTAAATTTTTACCTGCAATATCAAGAGCTTTTGTTAGATACAACAAGTTTACTAGAGGAAATGAGAGTTTTAAACCGAAGAGAACATTTAGTCCATTATTCCCAACAGAATATCCATTTAAGGAAATATCTGTTGATCCTGTGGTGGGTGAAGAAGTTTTGGTTGAAGTCTTAGTCGAAATGGCAGTTGTGTTTTGTTTTATTGCAAAGATTGGGAAAGAATCTGCTGGAGAAGCTGGTTTCAAAAAGGTACTCGATACAGAAGTTGAAGGggatttctttgattcttcCAAATATCTActaaatgaatttgaaagtaaAGACTTGATCAGTTTAATATCTGGCGTAAATATTATAAGACAAGGTAAGTTTATACCTGAAGATAAATGGTTATCCTTGAATTCTCTTTTTGTTGAGGGTTGCTTAGTTTCTTTGGAGCTCATAAAGCCATTActttattcatattataTCCCTGGGGCTGAGAATCCAGAGAACTTCGAAAAAGTCCTTTGGGGTAATTATTTGAGATGTTTACTAAGGTTGGCCGTTGTTACACCAGTATCTATTGAATACTTGTCCGACGGTCCAAAAAAGGCTTGTTATCAAATTACAGGCAATATCCGTGATCGAATTGCTCGTATATTAAACGAATCCTGGGATAATTTGGCTTGGGATTCCAATCAAGATGACTACGTCAGATTTAACGTTAAACGATTCGGAGGCTACCAATTGAAATTCATAAATACTGAATATGATATACTTCGTGACTTGATGTTATTTGCTTTACAGAAAGATTCGGAGTGTCAAGCAGTAGCTGTTAAAATATTATGGTCGATTATGGTATCCGAATTTATCGCGAAGGATTCAAttgttgatgttgaaaagGCATGTCTTCTCGGGTTAAAAGAGATATACTATAGGAATGGCTATAAGCCAAGCTCAATTGAACAACAAAAGTTTATTGATGGATTAAGGCTGACAATCAGACTAGATGGTGAAGATGAAGCGTTCAAGGTTGTCTATAAATTTGTCGAGACTTTAGAAGGATTTTTAAATGCTTTGAATGAATACAATACCGTTCCTGTTGGTTCTGAATTTAACGACGATAGATCATTCCATctattgaatattaaagcttatttgaaaaatgctaataaacctgaattatttgattcattcATTAATACTATGTACGAggaaaatattaagaagCAGGATTATATTCAAGCTGCTTTAAGTTTGGAACTATTGGCTTCAACATGTACCTGGGACCACCAAGTAGTTTTACCCGCAAGTTTAAAACCCAAGTTTCCTCAACAATCATCCTTCGAAAGGAAAGaaacattatttaatatgaTTGCCAAAAACTATATTAGAGGAAATAGCTTAGAAAGAGCTACTGATACCTATAATGAGTTATTAGATTCTtacaatttatatacatatgACTTGAAAAGTTTTGCTAATGTACATGGTAAACTTGCAAAGCTATACTTAGATCTAGAGACCTCGGATAAGTTGAGTCCATCATTCTTTAAAGTTGCGTTTATTGGGGCTGGTTttccaaaaaatattaGAGGGAAAATGCAAATCTATGAGGGCCTACCATTCGAACATATCACGTCGATTCATGAAagattgttgaaattgtaTCCTGGGGTAAGAATCATTACAGATGATGCGGAAGCGCAAAAATTAATGGAGAGGGTTCAAACAGGTCGGTACTTGTATGTCTGTAGTGTTGAACCTGTTAACGAGATTTCTGATAAACTCCTTAATGCGTCTGTTGGTGCCAGACAATATGCAAGGAACAAGAATTTAAGATTTTTTACGTCCATGAGGAGATTGCCAGGCGCAACATCTGTTTATGATTTATGGACAGAAGAAACTACATATGAGACTTTCCTTTCCTTCCCAACTTTAATGAATAGGAGTGACATCAAAAGCAATGTGGTGGTTAAATTATCACCTTTGGATAATGCTATTAGAACTGTCGTACGCAAGAACAATGATTTGCTACAATCTGAAAGTATGCTTACCAATACGTTTAAAGAAAACTCAGAGTATTCAGGATTTTTAGGCGATTTATCTAGACTACTTGCCGGTACGGTTGATTCTCCTGTCAACGGTGGAGTTGGACAATATCGTAATTTCATCtatgataatgaatacaGAGGTGATAAGCACCTTGCATCGCGCAAATTATTAAGCGATGCCTTCAACGAATTGAGCACCATTTTGAACAGATGTTTACACTTACACGCGAAGCTAGTCACTCCTGACATGAGAGCGTCCCAGGAAGCGTTAGTCGATTTatacaagaagaattttgCTGAGGAAATTGAGAGTTTAAACATTTCAACCGACTATTCGACTGCTTACAATAATGGCATACAATACACATCACCAGTTGCTTCTCAAAACACAGGAGATAAGCCATCCATATCAACTGGTTCTGGGTTATCTGGTAAATTTGCAGCTCCTCCTAAACAAGCTAGCTCCAACAATGGTTCTTCATCGAGTATATCGAGCCGTTCAAATGTCTCCGGCAATGGTTCTGTCGCCAATGGCTCGTCCATTAGTGTAGCTAGTCAATCGAGCAAACGAACAGCTCTCAACTGGAGAAATATAGTCAGAAGGAATTAG
- a CDS encoding DEHA2D10978p (similar to uniprot|P32502 Saccharomyces cerevisiae YLR291C GCD7 Beta subunit of the translation initiation factor eIF2B), with the protein MTNAVTPEILSLIDPVVSQLKRHQFNGAKDIALAISHLLMRVISAARWTNPYDLISVIRKVGVILIKAQPREIITGNIVRRVLALIRDEIETEDAENSTNTPMMNSMFSLLSTNNNHTDNKEQIQSKKQSSDLRSIIIQGIRDLIDEISNINEGIETMSADLIHDNEILLTPTPTSETVLQFLIKARAKRKFTVLVTENYPNDIQQAHKFVKTLADHKIETILIPDTTTFAVMSRVGKVIVGSNAVFANGGCMSASGVSNVVECAKEHKTPVFAVAGLYKISPLYPFNRDDLIEVGNSGKVLNYDDFKLIDNVEVVTNPLDDYVPPEHIDIYITNIGGFSPSFIYRIVLDNYDSEDNKLD; encoded by the coding sequence atgaCAAACGCAGTTACTCCAGAAATATTGTCTTTAATAGACCCCGTGGTTTCTCAGTTAAAGCGCCATCAATTCAATGGTGCTAAAGATATTGCATTGGCTATTTCACATTTGTTAATGAGAGTTATATCGGCCGCTAGATGGACTAATCCGTACGATTTAATTTCGGTTATTAGGAAGGTTGGTGTTATACTTATTAAAGCTCAGCCAAGGGAAATTATTACAGGTAACATTGTAAGAAGAGTATTAGCATTAATAAGAGACGAAATAGAAACTGAAGATGCAGAAAATTCGACGAATACAccaatgatgaattcaatgtTTAGTTTATTATCCACTAATAACAACCACACTGATAATAAAGAGCAAATACAACTGAAAAAACAAAGCAGTGACTTAAgatcaattattattcaaggaATAAGAGACTTAATCGACGAAATTTCGAATATCAATGAAGGTATCGAAACAATGTCTGCTGATTTGATTCATGATAACGAAATTTTGTTAACGCCTACTCCAACATCCGAGACAGTGTTACAATTTCTAATCAAGGCCAGAGCTAAGAGAAAGTTTACCGTTTTGGTTACTgaaaattatccaaatgATATTCAACAAGCCCACAAGTTCGTTAAGACGCTAGCAGACCataaaattgaaaccaTATTAATACCCGATACGACGACTTTTGCTGTTATGTCTCGTGTTGGTAAAGTCATTGTTGGCTCTAACGCAGTCTTCGCTAATGGTGGCTGTATGTCAGCTTCGGGTGTCTCTAATGTAGTTGAATGTGCGAAAGAACATAAGACACCAGTGTTTGCTGTGGCCGGTTTATATAAGATATCTCCATTATATCCATTCAACAGAGATGACTTAATTGAAGTTGGTAATTCTGGTAAAGTTTTAAATTATGACGATTTCAAACTAATCGATAATGTTGAGGTAGTTACTAATCCATTAGATGACTATGTGCCTCCAGAACACATTGACATTTATATAACTAATATTGGAGGTTTTTCTCCCTCATTCATTTATAGAATCGTGTTGGATAATTATGATTCTGAAGATAATAAACTCGATTAG
- a CDS encoding DEHA2D11000p (similar to CA4223|IPF8757 Candida albicans IPF8757): MSSFNDSLDDCLVTLYDYSSNFYINVELIQKLAQHLKLDTFVDKDAYSHIFEPTKSSERVKFQRLSIAGSFILIDIDFTEINKIIKVSLSLANHIDETNGNIPNFDLKSHVTIGEKDEQGNMLVEIDSTENKLTFLTKGNQEAEPSADDILLSSLQAEKLGKFPFNLKFLATLDRLSSTDEDLFLYLDKTAVILQTAYLLETKHNEDWLYTEGLYTSVGKISTNDPKSSQLGVFIDFWNDFRYINHEYTTSDSSTLLMGNSYKGFLNIKASNSTQKDYLLQNKESIWKLVGRDEVIESYKLAFNDGPQPKAPSTATSSIKSSNKNNSNWILSLDLNYPVFVHLQVLEFLGITDYEKSNEKIIDSDLFDKLNDSNEYNYNSGINKDSPSKLHITQQISQEYIPLTSVSLNSLTNLIQLIPLFRNYIVLANLLRTLIKETASNPFIFVGINGVSTRAGEMSTETKNRLKASLKLPDDVTDEELMGLSAVSDNSAFSTAQINKPNTVDLTSFMNDGLSEVEKPPASIEDSYISFSLDDIDYCSSTYDLLISIDGLLVNSKDELVDFEVKFKISNGVMSKIKPDDQEDVNMDDDNESIDKNEKFIKGLNVTEDIIKVLKYVYLD; encoded by the coding sequence ATGTCTAGTTTCAATGATAGTTTAGATGATTGCTTGGTTACGCTATATGATTACTCCTCGAATTTCTATATTAATGttgaattaattcaaaaattggCTCAACATTTGAAGTTGGATACTTTTGTTGATAAAGATGCTTATTCACATATTTTTGAACCTACCAAGAGCTCTGAAAGAGTTAAGTTCCAACGGTTATCAATAGCTGGGTCGTTTATTTTAATCGATATTGATTTCACTGAAATAAACAAGATTATAAAGGTGTCATTGTCTTTGGCAAACCATATTGATGAAACGAACGGGAATATACCCAACTTTGATTTAAAGAGCCATGTAACGATAGGGGAGAAAGACGAACAAGGGAATATGTTGGTGGAAATTGACTCCACCGAAAATAAGTTAACATTTCTAACCAAGGGAAACCAGGAAGCAGAACCATCTGCTGATGACATTTTACTCTCGAGTCTACAGGCAGAGAAGTTAGGGAAATTTccattcaatttgaaatttctaGCTACTTTAGATAGATTATCATCTactgatgaagatttatttttgtatttaGATAAGACTGCGGTGATATTGCAAACTGCATACTTGCTTGAAACTAAACACAACGAAGATTGGTTATATACCGAGGGGCTTTATACCAGTGTTGGTAAAATATCGACAAACGATCCGAAAAGTTCACAATTGGGTgttttcattgatttttgGAACGATTTTAGATATATAAACCACGAGTATACAACCTCGGATTCGAGTACACTCCTCATGGGTAATAGTTACAAAGGGTTCTTAAATATTAAAGCATCCAATTCAACCCAAAAGGACTACCTACttcaaaacaaagaaaGTATTTGGAAATTAGTTGGTAGGGATGAAGTAATAGAAAGTTACAAACTTGCGTTCAATGATGGCCCACAACCAAAAGCACCTTCAACAGCAACATCATCAATCAAAAGCTCgaacaaaaataattcaaactGGATACTTTCGTTGGACCTAAATTATCCAGTTTTTGTACATTTACAGGTCCTTGAATTTCTTGGAATAACTGATTATGAAAAGAGTAATGAGAAAATAATCGATTCCGACCTATTCGATAAGTTGAACGATAGTAATGAATACAATTATAACTCGGGTATCAATAAAGATTCCCCTTCAAAATTGCATATAACACAACAAATTTCACAAGAATACATTCCGCTTACTTCAGTGTCGCTCAATTCGTTAACGAATCTAATTCAGTTGATTCCATTATTCCGTAATTACATTGTTCTTGCCAATTTACTTCGTACTTTAATAAAGGAAACAGCAAGTAACCCGTTCATCTTTGTTGGAATAAATGGTGTCTCGACCAGGGCTGGCGAAATGTCTACAGAGACTAAGAATAGATTAAAGGCATCACTTAAATTACCCGATGATGTAACCGACGAAGAATTGATGGGATTGAGTGCTGTTTCTGATAATAGTGCGTTTTCAACAGcacaaataaataaaccaaatacTGTTGACTTGACTTCTTTTATGAATGATGGATTATCTGAAGTAGAAAAACCCCCGGCATCTATTGAGGATCTGTATATTCTGTTTTCGTTAGACGATATTGATTATTGTTCTTCTACTTACGActtattaatatcaatagatGGGTTATTGGTGAACTCAAAAGACGAACTTGTTGACTTTGAAGTGAAATTTAAAATACTGAATGGTGTTATGTCTAAAATTAAACCTGACGATCAAGAGGATGTTAATATGGACGATGACAACGAGCTGATTGACAAAAACGAAAAGTTCATTAAAGGATTAAACGTAACCGAAGATATTATAAAAGTATTAAAATATGTTTATTTAGATTAg
- a CDS encoding DEHA2D10912p (similar to uniprot|P32463 Saccharomyces cerevisiae YKL192C ACP1 Mitochondrial matrix acyl carrier protein), whose amino-acid sequence MFRLAVRAARAPVARAPLASNFVKPIRFYAVAPITKEEVTTRAFDALKTVAALQESKLSLEASFQKDLGLDSLDTVEALVALEEEFDLEIPDKISDDIKTVGEAVNYIYEEEQKL is encoded by the coding sequence ATGTTTAGATTAGCTGTCCGTGCTGCCCGTGCCCCAGTTGCTAGAGCTCCATTAGCTTCCAACTTCGTTAAACCAATTCGTTTTTACGCAGTTGCACCAATCACAAAAGAGGAAGTTACCACCCGTGCTTTTGACGCTTTAAAGACCGTTGCCGCTTTACAAGAATCTAAGCTTTCCTTAGAAGCTTCATTCCAAAAAGATTTAGGTTTAGATTCGTTAGATACCGTCGAAGCTTTAGTTGCtttggaagaagaattcgACTTAGAAATCCCTGATAAAATTTCTGATGACATCAAGACTGTTGGTGAAGCCGTTAACTACATCtatgaagaagaacagAAATTATAA